In one Chionomys nivalis chromosome 13, mChiNiv1.1, whole genome shotgun sequence genomic region, the following are encoded:
- the LOC130885672 gene encoding vomeronasal type-1 receptor 4-like, producing the protein MVLNFIMEVIFFFMTVFGTLGNISVSVKNMISWWRGPEQKPIHLILIHLAFTNIMILLAKGLPKTLAAFGLRNFPGDIGCKIFIYLQRVARGVSICTSGLLTVVQAIIISPRASGWRRLRPKSAWHILPFFPFFWILNALIGVNLIHSITSTSLNISELKQGDNYCHFMLESQKTKWIVLPLMVLRDAVFQGAMGGASGYMVLLLHKHHQHVLYLQNSKLLYRTPPELRAAQSVLLLMLCFVFFYWTDCAVSLILSISLRNNSLMTNVQKFLALGYATFSPVVLIHRDGLLPECWHSECEK; encoded by the coding sequence atggttttgaattttattatggAAGTGATTTTCTTCTTCATGACTGTGTTTGGTACTCTGGggaacatttctgtttctgtgaagaatatGATCAGTTGGTGGAGAGGTCCTGAGCAGAAACCCATCCACCTTATTCTCATCCACTTGGCATTTACAAACATCATGATCCTTCTTGCAAAGGGATTGCCAAAGACACTGGCAGCTTTTGGTTTGAGAAACTTCCCAGGTGACATAGGATGTAAGATTTTTATTTACCTGCAGAGGGTGGCCCGTGGGGTCTCCATCTGCACCAGCGGTCTCCTCACTGTGGTCCAGGCCATCATCATCAGTCCCAGAGCATCTGGGTGGAGGAGGCTCAGACCAAAGTCTGCATGGCACATCCTTCCattctttccattcttttggatACTCAATGCTTTAATAGGTGTGAACCTAATCCATTCCATCACAAGTACAAGCCTGAATATATCAGAGCTTAAGCAAGGTGACAACTACTGTCATTTTATGCtagaaagtcagaaaacaaaatggattGTTCTCCCTCTCATGGTCCTGAGAGATGCCGTGTTTCAGGGAGCCATGGGAGGCGCCAGTGGCTACATGGTACTTCTTCTCCACAAGCACCACCAGCATGTCCTCTATCTTCAGAACTCCAAGCTTCTCTACAGAACTCCCCCTGAGCTGAGAGCTGCTCAGAGTGTCCTCCTTCtgatgctctgttttgttttcttctattggaCTGACTGTGCTGTTTCTCTAATTTTAAGTATCTCTTTAAGGAACAATTCCTTGATGACAAATGTTCAAAAGTTTCTGGCTCTTGGCTATGCAACTTTTAGCCCTGTTGTGTTGATTCACAGGGATGGACTCCTGCCTGAGTGTTGGCATTCTGAGTGCGAGAAATAG